One Phoenix dactylifera cultivar Barhee BC4 chromosome 8, palm_55x_up_171113_PBpolish2nd_filt_p, whole genome shotgun sequence genomic window carries:
- the LOC103722982 gene encoding uncharacterized protein LOC103722982: MMQRKSLLNPYATPYVPLSKIGPGVSSERENRATLDDSENDIIENSADYQLPDSVSVDHDIQGLEKLKVSDESSSEIGEPWNSDDAFQDVIPRSEKQNVVDDPNLIIEFLSSMFPDISIESLAELFNANHGDLNQTIYVLEQLEYGGYELDSAETSETSNSLDDPPEKANARGTISSV, from the exons ATGATGCAAAGGAAGTCTCTTTTGAATCCATATGCCACTCCCTATGTGCCTCTCTCAAAGATTGGGCCTGGAGTGAGTTCTGAAAGAGAGAATAGGGCCACCCTGGATGATTCTGAAAATGACATAATTGAGAACTCTGCAGACTACCAGCTACCAGACTCTGTTTCTGTGGATCATGACATCCAAGGCTTAGAGAAACTTAAAGTTTCTGACGAGTCATCCTCAGAGATTGGTGAACCCTGGAATTCTGATGACGCTTTCCAAGATGTGATTCCAAGAAGCGAGAAGCAAAATGTGGTGGATGATCCCAATCTGATAATAGAGTTCCTCTCATCGATGTTTCCTGATATTTCTATAGAATCGCTTGCTGAATTGTTCAATGCAAATCATGGTGATCTGAATCAGACAATCTATGTGCTGGAGCAGCTTGAG TATGGAGGTTATGAGCTGGACTCTGCTGAAACTTCTGAGACCAGCAATAGTTTGGATGATCCTCCTGAGAAAGCTAATGCAAGAGGAACAATCAGCTCAGTTTGA